The following are from one region of the Lytechinus pictus isolate F3 Inbred chromosome 4, Lp3.0, whole genome shotgun sequence genome:
- the LOC129259093 gene encoding transmembrane protein 35B-like has product MGSATYYLAVGVGLACVVIGTLKIAPIEPAHGNLVSYMHKFAGVFPLRAVGFQPSGAMYCAMTAVLDIFCGALLAYGRYDWPVISGFVLLAISALYIHGMLALSAPMVDFFFPVLLTVLLVLLLFGRSGLWAGRGKVHLA; this is encoded by the exons ATGGGTAGTGCAACATACTATTTGGCTGTTGGAGTAGGACTTGCCTGTGTTGTCATAGGAACGTTGAAAATTGCCCCAATTGAACCCGCTCATGGAAACCTG gTGTCTTACATGCACAAGTTTGCGGGAGTCTTCCCACTTCGCGCTGTCGGCTTCCAGCCATCGGGTGCCATGTACTGTGCCATGACTGCCGTTCTGGACATCTTCTGTGGCGCTCTCCTTGCATATGGCCGCTACGACTGGCCTGTCATCAGTGGTTTCGTCCTCCTCGCCATATCAGCCCTCTACATCCACGGCATGCTTGCTCTAAGTGCACCGATGGTAGACTTCTTCTTTCCTGTGCTTCTCACCGTTCTACTGGTGCTGCTGTTGTTTGGACGCAGCGGACTCTGGGCGGGACGCGGAAAGGTCCATCTTGCCTAA
- the LOC129258495 gene encoding uncharacterized protein LOC129258495, which produces MANGMYYLTFVIAILVVTVGILKVAPIEPGHGFMVSKMNEYATVTPLRYIGIQLSGTGFRTLIAILEIAFGSLLAFGRNDWPVVAGFVALAISTNGLLCQVALREAAADFVAPIAIFIAIVVMIFGSGGLVGRRGKVHLS; this is translated from the exons ATGGCCAATGGAATGTACTATCTCACATTCGTGATTGCAATTTTAGTGGTGACCGTTGGAATTCTCAAAGTAGCTCCTATCGAACCTGGACATGGTTTTATG GTATCGAAGATGAACGAATATGCCACGGTGACCCCACTGCGATACATCGGGATTCAACTCTCTGGAACCGGATTTCGAACCCTCATCGCCATCCTCGAGATCGCATTCGGATCCCTCCTTGCGTTCGGCCGTAACGACTGGCCTGTCGTTGCCGGGTTCGTCGCCCTGGCGATCTCGACCAATGGCCTCCTGTGTCAGGTGGCGCTTCGCGAAGCAGCAGCAGATTTTGTGGCCCCCATTGCGATATTTATTGCGATTGTTGTGATGATCTTTGGAAGTGGTGGCCTGGTGGGTCGACGCGGTAAGGTGCATCTTTCTTAA